A portion of the Carya illinoinensis cultivar Pawnee chromosome 11, C.illinoinensisPawnee_v1, whole genome shotgun sequence genome contains these proteins:
- the LOC122280892 gene encoding cytochrome P450 94B3-like, translated as MFIFLAFISLGFFLFLYSFFSFIFHPVHSTSSTGRDDHGPPTHPIIGCLISFYKNRYRLLDWYTDLLSKSPTQTVVVHRLGARRIVVTANPANVEYMLKTNFSNFPKGTPFTEILGDLLGYGIFNVDGELWSTQRKLASHEFSTRSLREFVVKTLEDEVDHRLIPLLEEAAGSNKVLDLQEILRRFAFDTICKVSLGTDPSCLDLDHAVPPLVKAFDSASEISAMRSMAPVFWFWKIKRVLNLGSEKKLKDALRLVHGSVLEIIRNKRRILEEARENRYCESDLLSRLLLAGHGEEVVRDMVISFIMAGRDTTSSAMTWLFWLLSKYPNQKELIVKEVNSVLENGEKPLDFETLKEMKFVKACLCESMRLYPPVAWDSKHALQGDTLPDGTRIGKGDRVTYFPYGMGRMEELWGKDRFEFNPDRWFDEPGGIEGGGELKLVSPFKFPVFQAGPRVCLGKEMAFTQMKYVVARILRRFEIVPVCEDRPVFVPLLTGHMAGGFKVMVRTRSS; from the coding sequence ATGTTTATCTTCCTTGCTTTCATCTCTCTAGGCTTTTTCCTGTTTCTCTATTCCTTCTTCTCATTCATCTTTCATCCAGTTCACAGTACCAGTAGTACTGGTCGTGATGATCATGGCCCTCCTACACACCCAATCATCGGCTGCCTTATCTCTTTCTATAAAAACCGCTACCGTCTCTTGGACTGGTACACAGACCTGTTATCAAAGTCTCCGACGCAGACCGTTGTAGTGCACCGGCTTGGTGCGCGACGTATTGTTGTGACCGCAAACCCGGCCAACGTCGAGTACATGCTCAAGACCAACTTCAGCAACTTCCCCAAAGGCACGCCTTTCACTGAGATCCTTGGCGATCTTCTTGGCTACGGTATATTTAACGTGGACGGTGAATTATGGTCCACCCAGCGCAAGCTAGCGAGCCATGAGTTTAGCACAAGGTCTTTGAGAGAGTTCGTTGTCAAAACTCTTGAAGATGAAGTCGATCACCGATTGATACCGTTGCTTGAGGAGGCCGCTGGAAGTAACAAAGTCTTGGACTTGCAGGAAATACTGAGAAGGTTTGCGTTTGACACCATCTGCAAAGTCTCGTTGGGCACAGACCCCAGTTGCCTTGACCTAGATCACGCGGTGCCGCCTCTTGTAAAAGCCTTTGACAGTGCCTCGGAGATCAGCGCCATGCGCTCAATGGCCCCGGTGTTCTGGTTTTGGAAGATCAAGCGCGTATTGAACCTGGGATCAGAGAAGAAACTCAAAGATGCACTTCGACTCGTGCATGGCTCAGTGCTCGAGATCATAAGAAACAAAAGGCGAATACTCGAAGAAGCTCGAGAAAACAGATATTGCGAGAGCGACTTACTGTCGAGGTTGTTATTGGCGGGACACGGTGAGGAGGTAGTGAGAGACATGGTGATAAGTTTCATCATGGCCGGTCGAGACACGACCTCCTCGGCCATGACGTGGCTGTTCTGGTTGCTTTCCAAGTACCCAAACCAAAAGGAACTGATTGTAAAGGAAGTGAATTCCGTGCTAGAAAATGGTGAAAAGCCGTTAGACTTTGAAACACTCAAGGAGATGAAGTTCGTCAAGGCATGCTTGTGCGAGTCCATGCGGCTCTACCCGCCGGTTGCGTGGGACTCGAAGCACGCTCTTCAAGGTGACACTTTGCCCGACGGAACTCGGATTGGGAAGGGAGATAGGGTCACGTATTTTCCTTATGGGATGGGAAGAATGGAGGAGCTGTGGGGGAAGGACCGGTTCGAGTTTAATCCGGACAGGTGGTTCGATGAACCGGGTGGGATCGAAGGTGGAGGGGAGTTGAAGCTGGTAAGTCCTTTCAAATTTCCGGTTTTTCAGGCCGGTCCGAGGGTGTGTCTTGGGAAGGAGATGGCTTTTACACAGATGAAGTACGTGGTGGCAAGGATACTAAGGCGGTTCGAGATCGTCCCTGTTTGTGAGGACCGGCCGGTTTTTGTTCCTTTGTTGACTGGCCATATGGCTGGTGGGTTCAAGGTCATGGTCCGGACTCGAAGTAGTTAG
- the LOC122280559 gene encoding 60S ribosomal protein L17-2-like yields MVKFSREPDNPTKSCKARGSDLRVHFKNTRETAHSIRKLHLVKAKRYLEDVLAHKQAIPFRRFCRGVGRTAQAKSRHSNGQGRWPVKSAKFILDLLKNAESNAEVKGLDVDSLYISHIQVNQAQKQRRRTYRAHGRINPYMSSPCHIELTLSEKEEPVRKEPETQLAPKKPKAQLRSGASS; encoded by the exons ATG GTGAAGTTTTCGAGGGAGCCAGACAACCCCACTAAGT CCTGCAAAGCCAGAGGCTCCGACCTCCGAGTTCATTTTAAG AATACAAGGGAGACAGCCCATTCCATTCGTAAGTTGCATCTGGTCAAGGCCAAAAGGTATTTGGAGGATGTTTTGGCCCACAAGCAAGCCATTCCATTCCGGCGCTTTTGTCGTGGTGTGGGGCGAACTGCACAAGCTAAAAGCCGTCATTCAAATGGACAAGGACGCTGGCCTGTTAAATCTGCTAAGTTTATTCTAGATTTACTTAAGAATGCTGAGAGTAATGCCGAG GTGAAAGGTTTGGATGTGGATTCACTCTATATATCTCACATCCAGGTAAATCAAGCCCAGAAGCAAAGGCGTCGCACCTACCGTGCTCATGGAAGAATTAACC CTTACATGTCATCTCCATGCCATATTGAGTTGACTTTGTCAGAAAAGGAAGAACCTGTCAGAAAGGAG CCTGAGACTCAGTTGGCTCCTAAGAAACCAAAGGCTCAACTACGCAGTGGTGCTTCTTCTTAA